The following proteins are encoded in a genomic region of Pectinophora gossypiella chromosome 6, ilPecGoss1.1, whole genome shotgun sequence:
- the LOC126367341 gene encoding dolichyl-diphosphooligosaccharide--protein glycosyltransferase 48 kDa subunit: MNFPLILGIFACFSLALADKETLVLVDNLNVRETHSQFFKSLQDRGYTLTFKLADDSNLVLSKYGEYLYKNLVVFAPSVLEFGGQIDTEAITKFIDDGGNLLMAGNAAAGDVYREIASECGFEMDEESAAVIDHFNYDASDDGEHTRIVVSPKNLINAPTIVGSHNTQPILFEGTGLILDKDNSLVLPILTADSTAYSYNPKSQVKEYPHAVGRKTVLIAALQARNNARIVFSGSLFFFSDEAFDSPVSKVHGDKVKSELSGNKALALNLSEWAFGERGRLRVRRVYHHKQGEKDSTNTYTITDNVVYQIEIEELKNGKWQPFDANDVQLEFVRIDPFIRTTLKKKPNGVYEAVFKVPDVWGVYQFKVDYDRVGYTRLYHSTQVSVRPLQHTQYERFIPSAYPYYVSAFSMMVGVFLFSFVFLYYKEDTKAKSE; this comes from the exons atgaattttccTCTAATTTTAGGCATATTTGCCTGTTTTTCTCTAGCACTAGCGGATAAAGAAACATTAGTTCTTGTGGATAATCTTAATGTTAGAGAGACACACTCTCAATTCTTCAAGTCTTTACAAG ACCGTGGCTACACCCTGACGTTCAAATTAGCTGATGATAGCAACTTAGTGCTTTCTAAATATGGTGAATACTTGTATAAGAATCTCGTAGTGTTTGCTCCTTCTGTGCTGGAATTCGGCGGTCAGATTGATACGGAGGCGATCACGAAGTTCATCGACGATGGCGGCAACCTACTCATGGCTGGAAACGCAGCCGCTGGCGACGTATACAGGGAGATTGCTTCAGAATGTGGTTTTGAG ATGGATGAGGAGTCGGCAGCGGTGATCGACCATTTCAACTATGACGCATCAGATGATGGAGAACACACCAGGATTGTTGTATCTCCAAAGAACCTCATCAATGCGCCAACAATTGTAGGCTCACACAATACCCAGCCAATCTTGTTTGAAGGCACCGGTCTTATCCTGGACAAAGATAACAGTCTTGTTCTGCCTATTCTTACTGCTGACAGCACTGCCTACAGCTACAACCCTAAGAGCCAG GTGAAGGAGTACCCTCACGCCGTCGGTCGCAAGACGGTGCTGATCGCGGCGCTGCAAGCTCGCAACAACGCGCGCATTGTGTTCAGCGGCTCCCTGTTCTTCTTCTCTGATGAGGCCTTCGATTCCCCAGTCTCCAAAGTTCAT GGTGATAAAGTAAAGTCCGAACTGTCGGGCAACAAGGCCCTGGCGCTGAATCTGAGCGAGTGGGCGTTCGGCGAGCGCGGGCGGCTGCGCGTGCGCCGCGTGTACCACCACAAGCAGGGCGAGAAGGACTCGACCAACACATACACCATCACTGACAATGTT GTCTACCAAATCGAGATTGAAGAGCTGAAGAACGGCAAATGGCAGCCGTTCGACGCCAACGATGTTCAGCTGGAGTTTGTCCGCATCGACCCGTTCATACGCACCACATTGAAGAAGAAGCCCAACGGGGTCTATGAGGCGGTGTTCAAAGTGCCCGATGTGTGGGGCGTGTACCAGTTCAAAGTGGACTACGATAGAGTTGGATATACTAGGCTCTATCATTCTACACAG GTGTCGGTGCGTCCGCTGCAGCACACGCAGTACGAGCGGTTCATTCCCAGCGCGTACCCGTACTATGTGAGCGCGTTCTCCATGATGGTCGGCGTGTTCCTCTTCTCCTTCGTCTTCCTCTACTACAAGGAGGACACCAAGGCTAAGAGCGAATAG
- the LOC126367313 gene encoding ARF GTPase-activating protein Git isoform X1, producing MMISRAKHRSSVEVCADCGASDPSWASINRGLLLCAECCSVHRSMGRHISHVKSLRQGTWPPSLLAMVQALTAQNVNSIWEHSLLDASAPKHLRKKPQPKDPLHPVKSEFILAKHLRLAYILRARRDEPPNELGRNLHSAVRSSSLDTAMRLLAQGADPNYYNQEKGTMCLHVACRAGQAAQAELLACWGAAPAARDHAGCTPADCARQGGHMELAERMTELVYEATDRMIYLLTGTKPEHAAGRHYIVPRAHDTHEMTDVAKAARGKLQLLPNHLFEELVMDIYDEIDRRETEAIWQTSASGLERCGVAFLPVNPALSAPRNQGRQKLARLSTTELHALLRDVLLDATRRQHIATLQPRGLTGPMNPLLSASHLKHISQMSDDEPLYDSVASDDDYAALAPIDLDMSNLLPRTGEAVASTYNPCLPTEHSTSEARRSPSQHSTPERHPEIETLKKELDNRDSTITELKNQLKNLQSIVEQLTKENSVLKTSSVEDDQSVTSLISTTDSVNVLEPSKSQERGKSLETEQLKDETDAKLTLKSTQRPVSMYETREGPKNNWQVTKHQLTTLTGLDRSLTQSVLEGACAADVVPSPDLVQRRAESVTRGIQDLWAAAREQRPRLPERAEAIRHAVRSLLALFPQTCAEPELSAVLSQLRAACAEVCAACAAPSPLHEVRAAAYDLAKATKTLVTHFQPAS from the exons ATGATGATATCACGGGCGAAGCACCGCTCCTCGGTGGAAGTTTGCGCGGATTGTGGAGCTTCAG ATCCTTCATGGGCCTCGATCAACCGGGGGCTGCTGTTATGTGCGGAATGCTGTAGCGTCCATCGTAGTATGGGCCGCCACATATCTCATGTAAAATCTTTGCGGCAAGGCACCTGGCCGCCTTCTCTTCTGGCT atGGTCCAAGCACTAACAGCACAGAATGTGAACAGCATCTGGGAGCACTCTCTGCTGGACGCATCAGCTCCTAAACACTTACGGAAGAAGCCACAACCTAAAGACCCTTTGCA CCCGGTAAAGTCCGAATTCATCCTGGCAAAGCACCTGAGACTGGCTTACATCTTGCGAGCACGACGTGACGAGCCCCCCAATGAGCTGGGGCGGAATCTCCACAGCGCTGTGCGGAGCTCTTCCCTCGACACTGCCATGAGACTCCTGGCACAGGGGGCTGATCCTAACTATTATAATCAG GAGAAGGGCACGATGTGTCTCCACGTGGCGTGCCGCGCGGGGCAGGCGGCGCAGGCCGAGCTGCTGGCGTGCTggggcgccgcgcccgccgccaggGACCACGCCGGCTGCACGCCCGCCGACTGCGCCAG ACAAGGCGGTCACATGGAACTGGCGGAGCGTATGACGGAGCTGGTGTACGAGGCGACGGACCGCATGATATACCTGCTGACGGGCACGAAGCCCGAGCACGCGGCCGGCCGGCACTACATCGTGCCGCGGGCGCACGACACGCACGAGATGACCGACGTCGCCAAAGCGGCGAGAGGCAAGCTGCAGTTG TTGCCGAATCACCTGTTCGAAGAGCTGGTGATGGACATATATGATGAGATCGATCGCCGGGAAACAGAAGCCA TCTGGCAAACATCAGCGAGCGGGCTGGAGCGGTGCGGAGTGGCGTTCCTACCAGTGAACCCCGCGCTCTCGGCGCCTCGCAACCAGGGTAGACAGAAACTAGCGAGGCTGTCTACGACTGAATTACACGCCTTGTTGAGGGATGTACTACTCGATGCTACTAGGAGGCAGCATATAGCTACCTTGCAACCTAGAG GGCTAACAGGGCCGATGAACCCGCTGCTGTCAGCGAGCCACTTGAAGCACATCTCTCAGATGTCCGACGACGAGCCGCTGTACGACTCCGTGGCCTCTGATGATGACTACGCCGCGCTAGCACCCATAGACCTTGAT ATGTCGAACCTCCTCCCGCGGACGGGCGAGGCGGTGGCCTCGACGTACAACCCGTGCCTCCCCACGGAGCACTCCACCTCGGAGGCGCGGCGCTCGCCCAGCCAACACAGCACCCCCGAGAGACACCCCGAAATAgaaacactaaaaaaagaactcGACAACAGAGATTCGACCATCACTGAACTAAAGAACCAATTAAAAAACCTACAGTCTATAGTCGAACAGCTGACTAAAGAAAATAGCGTTCTAAAAACGAGTAGCGTGGAAGACGACCAGAGTGTGACGTCATTGATCTCAACCACGGACAGTGTCAACGTTCTAGAACCTTCTAAATCTCAGGAGAGAGGGAAGAGTCTAGAAACAGAGCAACTGAAGGACGAAACAGACGCGAAGTTGACGTTGAAAAGCACGCAGCGACCGGTCAGTATGTATGAGACTAGAGAGGGACCAAAGAATAACTGGCAGGTTACTAAACACCAG ttGACAACCCTGACGGGACTCGATCGGTCGTTGACCCAGAGCGTACTCGAAGGCGCATGCGCGGCCGACGTTGTGCCGAGTCCGGACCTGGTTCAGAGGCGCGCCGAGTCCGTGACGAGAGGCATACAG GACCTGTGGGCCGCGGCGCGGGAGCAGCGGCCGCGGCTGCCGGAACGGGCGGAGGCTATAAGACATGCCGTCAGATCGCTGTTAGCGCTATTCCCACAg ACGTGCGCGGAGCCAGAGCTGTCTGCGGTGCTGTCGCAGCTGCGCGCGGCGTGCGCGGAGGTGTGCGCGGCGTGCGCGGCGCCGTCGCCGCTGCACGAGGTGCGCGCGGCCGCCTACGACCTGGCCAAGGCCACCAAGACGCTCGTCACGCACTTCCAGCCCGCCTCCTAG
- the LOC126367313 gene encoding ARF GTPase-activating protein Git isoform X2, whose translation MMISRAKHRSSVEVCADCGASDPSWASINRGLLLCAECCSVHRSMGRHISHVKSLRQGTWPPSLLAMVQALTAQNVNSIWEHSLLDASAPKHLRKKPQPKDPLHPVKSEFILAKHLRLAYILRARRDEPPNELGRNLHSAVRSSSLDTAMRLLAQGADPNYYNQEKGTMCLHVACRAGQAAQAELLACWGAAPAARDHAGCTPADCARQGGHMELAERMTELVYEATDRMIYLLTGTKPEHAAGRHYIVPRAHDTHEMTDVAKAARGKLQLLPNHLFEELVMDIYDEIDRRETEAIWQTSASGLERCGVAFLPVNPALSAPRNQGRQKLARLSTTELHALLRDVLLDATRRQHIATLQPRGLTGPMNPLLSASHLKHISQMSDDEPLYDSVASDDDYAALAPIDLDMSNLLPRTGEAVASTYNPCLPTEHSTSEARRSPSQHSTPERHPEIETLKKELDNRDSTITELKNQLKNLQSIVEQLTKENSVLKTSSVEDDQSVTSLISTTDSVNVLEPSKSQERGKSLETEQLKDETDAKLTLKSTQRPLTTLTGLDRSLTQSVLEGACAADVVPSPDLVQRRAESVTRGIQDLWAAAREQRPRLPERAEAIRHAVRSLLALFPQTCAEPELSAVLSQLRAACAEVCAACAAPSPLHEVRAAAYDLAKATKTLVTHFQPAS comes from the exons ATGATGATATCACGGGCGAAGCACCGCTCCTCGGTGGAAGTTTGCGCGGATTGTGGAGCTTCAG ATCCTTCATGGGCCTCGATCAACCGGGGGCTGCTGTTATGTGCGGAATGCTGTAGCGTCCATCGTAGTATGGGCCGCCACATATCTCATGTAAAATCTTTGCGGCAAGGCACCTGGCCGCCTTCTCTTCTGGCT atGGTCCAAGCACTAACAGCACAGAATGTGAACAGCATCTGGGAGCACTCTCTGCTGGACGCATCAGCTCCTAAACACTTACGGAAGAAGCCACAACCTAAAGACCCTTTGCA CCCGGTAAAGTCCGAATTCATCCTGGCAAAGCACCTGAGACTGGCTTACATCTTGCGAGCACGACGTGACGAGCCCCCCAATGAGCTGGGGCGGAATCTCCACAGCGCTGTGCGGAGCTCTTCCCTCGACACTGCCATGAGACTCCTGGCACAGGGGGCTGATCCTAACTATTATAATCAG GAGAAGGGCACGATGTGTCTCCACGTGGCGTGCCGCGCGGGGCAGGCGGCGCAGGCCGAGCTGCTGGCGTGCTggggcgccgcgcccgccgccaggGACCACGCCGGCTGCACGCCCGCCGACTGCGCCAG ACAAGGCGGTCACATGGAACTGGCGGAGCGTATGACGGAGCTGGTGTACGAGGCGACGGACCGCATGATATACCTGCTGACGGGCACGAAGCCCGAGCACGCGGCCGGCCGGCACTACATCGTGCCGCGGGCGCACGACACGCACGAGATGACCGACGTCGCCAAAGCGGCGAGAGGCAAGCTGCAGTTG TTGCCGAATCACCTGTTCGAAGAGCTGGTGATGGACATATATGATGAGATCGATCGCCGGGAAACAGAAGCCA TCTGGCAAACATCAGCGAGCGGGCTGGAGCGGTGCGGAGTGGCGTTCCTACCAGTGAACCCCGCGCTCTCGGCGCCTCGCAACCAGGGTAGACAGAAACTAGCGAGGCTGTCTACGACTGAATTACACGCCTTGTTGAGGGATGTACTACTCGATGCTACTAGGAGGCAGCATATAGCTACCTTGCAACCTAGAG GGCTAACAGGGCCGATGAACCCGCTGCTGTCAGCGAGCCACTTGAAGCACATCTCTCAGATGTCCGACGACGAGCCGCTGTACGACTCCGTGGCCTCTGATGATGACTACGCCGCGCTAGCACCCATAGACCTTGAT ATGTCGAACCTCCTCCCGCGGACGGGCGAGGCGGTGGCCTCGACGTACAACCCGTGCCTCCCCACGGAGCACTCCACCTCGGAGGCGCGGCGCTCGCCCAGCCAACACAGCACCCCCGAGAGACACCCCGAAATAgaaacactaaaaaaagaactcGACAACAGAGATTCGACCATCACTGAACTAAAGAACCAATTAAAAAACCTACAGTCTATAGTCGAACAGCTGACTAAAGAAAATAGCGTTCTAAAAACGAGTAGCGTGGAAGACGACCAGAGTGTGACGTCATTGATCTCAACCACGGACAGTGTCAACGTTCTAGAACCTTCTAAATCTCAGGAGAGAGGGAAGAGTCTAGAAACAGAGCAACTGAAGGACGAAACAGACGCGAAGTTGACGTTGAAAAGCACGCAGCGACCG ttGACAACCCTGACGGGACTCGATCGGTCGTTGACCCAGAGCGTACTCGAAGGCGCATGCGCGGCCGACGTTGTGCCGAGTCCGGACCTGGTTCAGAGGCGCGCCGAGTCCGTGACGAGAGGCATACAG GACCTGTGGGCCGCGGCGCGGGAGCAGCGGCCGCGGCTGCCGGAACGGGCGGAGGCTATAAGACATGCCGTCAGATCGCTGTTAGCGCTATTCCCACAg ACGTGCGCGGAGCCAGAGCTGTCTGCGGTGCTGTCGCAGCTGCGCGCGGCGTGCGCGGAGGTGTGCGCGGCGTGCGCGGCGCCGTCGCCGCTGCACGAGGTGCGCGCGGCCGCCTACGACCTGGCCAAGGCCACCAAGACGCTCGTCACGCACTTCCAGCCCGCCTCCTAG